One window of the Pseudoxanthobacter soli DSM 19599 genome contains the following:
- a CDS encoding response regulator, with amino-acid sequence MPITAWVAPQLPYLRRYARALTGNWQSGDAYVAALLEALIAEPEMLDRTLEPKVAVFRAFSRIYNSLPINIMATPPAGLAEEDDAGAVADRRLSAIAPVPRQAFLLTALEGLSVEEASAVLDIDEADCSALIDDASREIAEQVATGILIIEDEPIIALDLEALMEGLGHHIVGNARTHTEAVAIARSERPGLVLADIRLADGSSGLDAVNEILQSFDVPVVFITAYPESLLTGERPEPSFLIAKPFREEMVKAVVSQALFFGTAASRIAVES; translated from the coding sequence ATGCCCATTACAGCTTGGGTAGCACCGCAACTGCCCTATTTGCGGCGCTATGCACGAGCCCTGACCGGGAACTGGCAGAGCGGGGATGCCTATGTGGCGGCCCTTCTGGAGGCACTCATCGCGGAACCTGAAATGCTCGACCGAACCTTGGAGCCCAAGGTGGCGGTGTTCCGGGCGTTCTCGCGAATCTACAATTCGCTGCCCATCAATATCATGGCGACGCCTCCGGCCGGTCTGGCCGAGGAGGACGACGCGGGTGCGGTCGCCGACCGGCGTCTCAGCGCCATCGCGCCGGTCCCGCGCCAGGCCTTCCTGCTGACGGCTCTTGAAGGCCTGTCGGTCGAGGAGGCGTCGGCGGTGCTCGACATCGACGAAGCCGATTGCAGCGCGCTGATCGACGACGCCAGCCGTGAAATCGCCGAGCAGGTGGCCACCGGCATCCTCATCATCGAGGACGAACCGATCATCGCACTCGATCTTGAGGCGCTGATGGAAGGGCTCGGGCATCACATCGTCGGCAACGCCCGCACCCACACCGAAGCCGTCGCAATTGCGCGCAGCGAGCGTCCGGGCCTGGTGCTGGCCGATATCCGGCTTGCCGACGGCAGCTCGGGCCTCGATGCGGTGAACGAGATCCTGCAGTCGTTCGACGTGCCGGTCGTGTTCATCACGGCCTATCCGGAATCGCTGCTGACGGGCGAACGGCCGGAACCGTCGTTCCTGATCGCCAAGCCGTTCCGCGAAGAGATGGTGAAGGCGGTGGTCAGCCAGGCGCTGTTCTTTGGAACCGCCGCTTCGCGGATCGCAGTCGAGAGTTGA
- a CDS encoding NepR family anti-sigma factor, which produces MTDQMNQEAKRRALVPDKGTEAGAGVEPKVRAHLGVQLRRLYDGILSEPVPDRFSRLLDELDKKESVSGSGDGS; this is translated from the coding sequence ATGACAGATCAAATGAACCAAGAGGCGAAAAGGCGTGCGCTCGTACCCGACAAGGGCACCGAAGCGGGCGCGGGCGTCGAGCCAAAGGTAAGGGCTCACCTTGGGGTGCAGTTGCGCCGGCTCTATGACGGGATCCTGTCCGAGCCGGTTCCGGACCGGTTCAGCCGGCTTCTCGACGAACTGGACAAGAAGGAATCCGTGTCGGGCTCCGGAGATGGCTCATGA
- a CDS encoding sigma-70 family RNA polymerase sigma factor — protein MPKKKPPSDGPGPKLKEALIAELPSLRAFAISLCGDPDRADDLVQETIMKAWAAFASFTEGTSLRAWLFTILRNTFFSHRRKHRREVQDVDGIAASHLVAQPGQLPHLDLADFRTALERLPPDQREALILIGASGFSYEEAAEICGCAVGTVKSRVSRARDRLSEMLGIESADDFGAGPLPSSAPGEPL, from the coding sequence ATTCCGAAGAAGAAGCCGCCCTCCGACGGCCCTGGCCCGAAGCTGAAGGAGGCTCTGATCGCAGAGCTGCCGTCGCTGCGCGCCTTCGCCATCTCGCTGTGCGGCGATCCGGACCGCGCGGACGATCTGGTGCAGGAGACGATCATGAAGGCCTGGGCGGCCTTCGCGTCCTTCACCGAGGGCACCAGCCTGAGGGCGTGGCTGTTCACGATCCTGCGCAACACGTTCTTCTCCCACCGCCGCAAGCACCGTCGCGAGGTGCAGGACGTCGATGGGATCGCAGCCTCTCATCTGGTCGCCCAGCCGGGGCAGCTTCCCCATCTCGACCTCGCGGACTTCCGGACCGCGCTCGAACGCCTGCCGCCGGACCAGCGCGAGGCGCTGATCCTGATCGGCGCGTCGGGCTTTTCCTATGAGGAAGCGGCGGAAATCTGCGGCTGCGCGGTCGGGACCGTGAAGAGCCGCGTGAGCCGCGCCCGGGACCGGCTGAGCGAGATGCTCGGCATCGAATCCGCCGACGATTTCGGCGCCGGTCCGCTGCCGTCATCCGCGCCGGGCGAACCTCTCTAA
- a CDS encoding SDR family NAD(P)-dependent oxidoreductase has translation MASSLRPLAVVTGASTGIGRELAGIAAERGYDLVIAADEPLIDDTAISLRGFGVDVLPVQADLATTGGVDDLCARIQSTGRTPQLLLANAGVGLGHAFLDQDPADWSRVIDTNITGTLFLIHKVGREMRTADTGRILITGSIAGFMPGSFQAVYNGTKAFLNSFSFALRNELKDTAVTVTCLMPGPTDTEFFARGDLLDTKVGQDDKDDPADVAAAGFEAMMNGEGDVVAGWKNKLQSAAANVLPSGFLAEQHRKMAEPGSGTH, from the coding sequence ATGGCTTCCTCCCTCCGACCTCTTGCCGTCGTCACCGGTGCCTCCACGGGCATCGGGCGCGAACTCGCCGGCATCGCGGCGGAACGCGGCTACGATCTCGTCATCGCCGCCGACGAACCGCTGATCGATGACACCGCGATCTCTCTGCGCGGCTTCGGCGTCGACGTGCTGCCCGTTCAGGCGGATCTCGCCACGACCGGTGGCGTGGACGATCTCTGCGCCCGCATCCAGTCCACCGGGCGCACGCCGCAGCTTCTCCTGGCGAATGCCGGCGTCGGCCTCGGCCATGCCTTCCTCGATCAGGACCCGGCCGACTGGAGCCGGGTGATCGATACCAACATCACCGGCACGCTCTTTCTGATCCATAAGGTCGGACGGGAGATGCGCACCGCGGACACCGGCCGCATTCTTATCACCGGCTCCATCGCCGGGTTCATGCCGGGCTCGTTCCAGGCGGTCTACAACGGCACCAAGGCGTTCCTGAACTCGTTCTCGTTCGCGCTGCGCAACGAACTGAAGGATACCGCCGTGACGGTGACCTGCCTGATGCCCGGCCCGACCGACACCGAGTTCTTCGCCCGCGGCGACCTGCTCGACACCAAGGTCGGCCAGGACGACAAGGACGACCCGGCCGACGTCGCCGCCGCCGGGTTCGAAGCGATGATGAACGGCGAGGGCGACGTCGTCGCCGGCTGGAAGAACAAGCTCCAGAGCGCGGCCGCGAACGTGCTTCCCTCCGGTTTCCTCGCGGAGCAGCACCGCAAGATGGCCGAGCCGGGCTCGGGCACGCACTGA
- a CDS encoding zinc-dependent alcohol dehydrogenase yields the protein MKALTWHGKSDIRCESVPDPQIQHERDAIIRVTACAICGSDLHIYDGVIPSMESGDVVGHEAMGEVVEVGRGNSKLKVGDRVVVPFTISCGECFFCKRGFYSGCERSNPNQDAARKLWGNSPGGLFGYSHLLGGFPGGQAEYLRVPYADVGPIKVPAGLDDEQVLFLSDIFPTGYMAAEFCDIQPGDTIAVWGCGPVGQMAIRSAFLLGAERVIAIDTVPERLELARQGGAVTLDFMEQDIYDRILEYTRGRGADACIDAVGTEAETMASADSMMDRAKVALFMGTDRPHVLRQAIHCCRNFGTVSIVGVYGGFLDKIPMGSAINRGLKFRMAQTPVQHYLPMLLDRIEKGEIDPSFVITHRASLEDGPDLYKTFRDKKDGCIKVVLKP from the coding sequence ATGAAAGCGCTGACCTGGCACGGCAAGAGCGACATCCGCTGCGAAAGCGTGCCCGATCCGCAGATCCAGCACGAGCGCGACGCCATCATCCGCGTCACCGCCTGCGCGATCTGCGGCTCGGACCTGCACATCTACGACGGCGTCATCCCCTCGATGGAAAGCGGCGACGTCGTCGGCCACGAGGCGATGGGCGAGGTCGTGGAGGTCGGCCGCGGCAACAGCAAGCTCAAGGTCGGCGACCGGGTGGTGGTGCCGTTCACCATCTCCTGCGGCGAGTGCTTCTTCTGCAAGCGCGGGTTCTATTCCGGCTGCGAGCGCAGCAACCCCAATCAGGATGCCGCCCGCAAGCTCTGGGGCAACTCGCCCGGCGGTCTGTTCGGCTATTCGCACCTGCTCGGCGGCTTTCCCGGCGGCCAGGCGGAATATCTCCGCGTGCCCTATGCCGATGTCGGGCCGATCAAGGTGCCGGCGGGGCTCGACGACGAGCAGGTGCTGTTCCTGTCGGACATCTTCCCGACCGGCTACATGGCGGCGGAGTTCTGCGACATCCAGCCGGGCGACACCATCGCGGTCTGGGGCTGCGGACCGGTCGGCCAGATGGCGATCCGCTCCGCCTTCCTGCTCGGCGCGGAACGGGTCATCGCCATCGACACCGTGCCGGAGCGCCTCGAACTGGCGCGCCAGGGCGGGGCGGTGACGCTCGATTTCATGGAGCAGGATATCTACGACCGCATCCTCGAATACACCCGCGGGCGCGGCGCCGATGCCTGCATCGATGCCGTCGGCACCGAAGCCGAGACGATGGCGAGCGCCGATTCCATGATGGATCGCGCCAAGGTCGCGCTCTTTATGGGCACGGACCGCCCCCATGTGCTGCGGCAGGCGATCCATTGCTGCCGGAATTTCGGCACCGTCTCCATCGTGGGCGTCTATGGCGGCTTCCTAGACAAGATCCCGATGGGCTCGGCGATCAACCGCGGGCTGAAGTTCCGCATGGCCCAGACGCCGGTGCAGCATTACCTGCCGATGCTGCTCGACCGCATCGAGAAGGGCGAGATCGACCCGTCCTTCGTCATCACCCACCGGGCGTCCCTCGAGGATGGTCCCGACCTCTACAAGACGTTCCGCGACAAGAAGGACGGCTGCATCAAGGTCGTCCTGAAGCCCTGA